The following coding sequences lie in one Hippopotamus amphibius kiboko isolate mHipAmp2 chromosome 17, mHipAmp2.hap2, whole genome shotgun sequence genomic window:
- the LOC130839522 gene encoding cytochrome c oxidase assembly protein COX11, mitochondrial isoform X2: MGGFWRPGWRGVAFCGWPWRHPATPTKPAGRVEPCLRPGRSGTEAAERGLRRLGTWRRPSLAVQPPRRPKSTNPFTRAQEEDWRRRNKTVLTYVAAAAVGMLGASYAAVPLYRLYCQTTGLGGSAVAGHASDQIENMVPVKDRIIKVTFNADVHASLQWNFRPQQTEIYVVPGETALAFYKAKNPTDKPIIGISTYNVVPFEAGQYFNKIQCFCFEEQRLNPQEEVDMPVFFYIDPEFAEDPRMGEVPWISWTVQRN, from the exons ATGGGAGGTTTTTGGCGTCCGGGGTGGAGGGGCGTTGCTTTCTGCGGGTGGCCCTGGAGACACCCTGCGACCCCGACTAAGCCTGCGGGGAGGGTAGAGCCGTGTCTCAGGCCGGGGAGGAGCGGGACAGAGGCGGCTGAGAGGGGGCTGAGACGGCTCGGGACTTGGAGGCGCCCGAGCCTGGCCGTGCAGCCGCCGAGGCGGCCGAAGAGCACGAACCCCTTCACGCGCGCACAGGAGGAGGATTGGCGGCGGCGGAACAAGACCGTCCTCACGTATGTGGCCGCGGCGGCCGTGGGCATGCTGGGGGCGTCCTACGCCGCTGTGCCCCTTTACCGGCTCTACTGCCAG ACTACTGGACTGGGAGGATCGGCAGTAGCAGGTCATGCATCAGACCAGATTGAAAACATGGTACCTGTTAAGGATCGCATCATTAAAGTCACCTTCAATGCAGATGTGCATGCAAGTCTCCAGTGGAACTTTAGACCTCAGCAAACAGAAATATAT GTAGTACCAGGAGAGACTGCACTGGCGTTTTATAAAGCTAAGAATCCTACTGACAAACCAATAATCGGAATTTCTACATACAATGTTGTACCATTTGAAGCTGGacagtatttcaataaaatacag TGCTTCTGTTTTGAAGAACAAAGGCTTAATCCACAAGAGGAAGTAGATATGCCAGTATTTTTCTACATTGATCCTGAATTTGCTGAAGATCCAAGAATG
- the LOC130839522 gene encoding cytochrome c oxidase assembly protein COX11, mitochondrial isoform X3, whose amino-acid sequence MGGFWRPGWRGVAFCGWPWRHPATPTKPAGRVEPCLRPGRSGTEAAERGLRRLGTWRRPSLAVQPPRRPKSTNPFTRAQEEDWRRRNKTVLTYVAAAAVGMLGASYAAVPLYRLYCQTTGLGGSAVAGHASDQIENMVPVKDRIIKVTFNADVHASLQWNFRPQQTEIYVVPGETALAFYKAKNPTDKPIIGISTYNVVPFEAGQYFNKIQGEVPWISWTVQRN is encoded by the exons ATGGGAGGTTTTTGGCGTCCGGGGTGGAGGGGCGTTGCTTTCTGCGGGTGGCCCTGGAGACACCCTGCGACCCCGACTAAGCCTGCGGGGAGGGTAGAGCCGTGTCTCAGGCCGGGGAGGAGCGGGACAGAGGCGGCTGAGAGGGGGCTGAGACGGCTCGGGACTTGGAGGCGCCCGAGCCTGGCCGTGCAGCCGCCGAGGCGGCCGAAGAGCACGAACCCCTTCACGCGCGCACAGGAGGAGGATTGGCGGCGGCGGAACAAGACCGTCCTCACGTATGTGGCCGCGGCGGCCGTGGGCATGCTGGGGGCGTCCTACGCCGCTGTGCCCCTTTACCGGCTCTACTGCCAG ACTACTGGACTGGGAGGATCGGCAGTAGCAGGTCATGCATCAGACCAGATTGAAAACATGGTACCTGTTAAGGATCGCATCATTAAAGTCACCTTCAATGCAGATGTGCATGCAAGTCTCCAGTGGAACTTTAGACCTCAGCAAACAGAAATATAT GTAGTACCAGGAGAGACTGCACTGGCGTTTTATAAAGCTAAGAATCCTACTGACAAACCAATAATCGGAATTTCTACATACAATGTTGTACCATTTGAAGCTGGacagtatttcaataaaatacag
- the LOC130839522 gene encoding cytochrome c oxidase assembly protein COX11, mitochondrial isoform X1, producing MGGFWRPGWRGVAFCGWPWRHPATPTKPAGRVEPCLRPGRSGTEAAERGLRRLGTWRRPSLAVQPPRRPKSTNPFTRAQEEDWRRRNKTVLTYVAAAAVGMLGASYAAVPLYRLYCQTTGLGGSAVAGHASDQIENMVPVKDRIIKVTFNADVHASLQWNFRPQQTEIYVVPGETALAFYKAKNPTDKPIIGISTYNVVPFEAGQYFNKIQCFCFEEQRLNPQEEVDMPVFFYIDPEFAEDPRMVNVDLITLSYTFFEAKEGHKLPVPGYN from the exons ATGGGAGGTTTTTGGCGTCCGGGGTGGAGGGGCGTTGCTTTCTGCGGGTGGCCCTGGAGACACCCTGCGACCCCGACTAAGCCTGCGGGGAGGGTAGAGCCGTGTCTCAGGCCGGGGAGGAGCGGGACAGAGGCGGCTGAGAGGGGGCTGAGACGGCTCGGGACTTGGAGGCGCCCGAGCCTGGCCGTGCAGCCGCCGAGGCGGCCGAAGAGCACGAACCCCTTCACGCGCGCACAGGAGGAGGATTGGCGGCGGCGGAACAAGACCGTCCTCACGTATGTGGCCGCGGCGGCCGTGGGCATGCTGGGGGCGTCCTACGCCGCTGTGCCCCTTTACCGGCTCTACTGCCAG ACTACTGGACTGGGAGGATCGGCAGTAGCAGGTCATGCATCAGACCAGATTGAAAACATGGTACCTGTTAAGGATCGCATCATTAAAGTCACCTTCAATGCAGATGTGCATGCAAGTCTCCAGTGGAACTTTAGACCTCAGCAAACAGAAATATAT GTAGTACCAGGAGAGACTGCACTGGCGTTTTATAAAGCTAAGAATCCTACTGACAAACCAATAATCGGAATTTCTACATACAATGTTGTACCATTTGAAGCTGGacagtatttcaataaaatacag TGCTTCTGTTTTGAAGAACAAAGGCTTAATCCACAAGAGGAAGTAGATATGCCAGTATTTTTCTACATTGATCCTGAATTTGCTGAAGATCCAAGAATGGTGAATGTTGATCTCATCACtctttcttatactttttttGAAGCAAAGGAGGGGCATAAGTTGCCGGTCCCAGGCTATAACTGA